One window of Chloroflexota bacterium genomic DNA carries:
- a CDS encoding 2,3-bisphosphoglycerate-independent phosphoglycerate mutase — translation MPYEYIPNLLKSNQSKIVLLIMDGLGGLPIEAGGPTELEAAATPNMDQLAAEGTLGQITPIRPGITPGSGPAHLALFGYDPLEYEVGRGALEANGVGLDVNPGDIAVRGNFCTLDKNGLISDRRAGRISSEEAMPAIERLQSIQLDGVELEVRQVKEYRFAVVMRGEGLHPHLNDTDPQVTGKAPLPIRALEPAAQRAAVLFTQWVAEAQKVLADQPKANGVTLRGFATDPGLPGYSDVYGLNAACVAVYPMYRGVSKLVGMDVIEFAGDTPADEFAAVEKIWDAHDFVFIHIKKTDSKGEDGDFAGKVNIIESVDAALPQLLALNPDVLMITGDHSTPARMKSHSWHPVPFLLWAPATHRPDFETQFGERPCARGGLGTFPAVDIMSLALAHAERMNKYGA, via the coding sequence ATGCCCTACGAATATATTCCTAATCTTTTGAAATCTAACCAGAGCAAGATTGTTTTGCTGATTATGGATGGGCTGGGAGGCTTGCCGATTGAAGCCGGAGGCCCGACCGAGCTCGAGGCGGCTGCAACCCCAAATATGGATCAGCTTGCCGCCGAAGGGACTCTCGGCCAAATCACGCCCATTCGACCGGGGATCACCCCCGGGTCTGGCCCCGCTCACCTGGCGCTCTTCGGCTACGATCCGCTCGAATATGAAGTCGGGCGCGGTGCGCTCGAGGCCAACGGCGTCGGCCTGGATGTCAATCCCGGCGATATTGCCGTGCGCGGCAATTTCTGCACCCTTGATAAAAACGGCCTGATCAGCGACCGGCGCGCCGGTCGCATCTCCAGCGAGGAAGCCATGCCCGCCATCGAGCGACTGCAAAGCATCCAACTGGACGGTGTCGAACTGGAAGTGCGCCAGGTGAAAGAATACCGCTTCGCTGTGGTGATGCGCGGCGAGGGGCTGCACCCTCATCTAAACGATACCGATCCGCAAGTCACCGGAAAAGCCCCCTTGCCTATCAGAGCCTTAGAGCCAGCCGCCCAACGCGCCGCTGTTTTATTCACGCAATGGGTTGCCGAGGCACAAAAAGTACTCGCCGACCAACCCAAAGCTAACGGCGTGACCCTGCGCGGCTTCGCCACCGATCCGGGCCTGCCAGGCTATAGCGACGTATATGGCTTGAACGCGGCCTGCGTGGCCGTCTACCCCATGTATCGCGGCGTCTCCAAGCTCGTTGGCATGGATGTGATTGAGTTTGCAGGCGATACCCCTGCCGACGAATTCGCCGCCGTCGAGAAAATTTGGGATGCCCATGATTTCGTCTTTATCCACATCAAGAAGACCGACAGCAAGGGTGAAGATGGTGATTTTGCCGGAAAGGTGAATATCATCGAAAGTGTGGATGCGGCCTTGCCTCAATTGCTGGCACTCAATCCCGATGTGCTGATGATTACCGGCGACCACTCTACCCCGGCGCGTATGAAATCGCATTCGTGGCATCCGGTTCCCTTCCTGCTGTGGGCGCCTGCCACACACCGCCCGGATTTTGAAACCCAATTCGGCGAACGGCCCTGCGCCCGCGGCGGGCTGGGCACCTTCCCGGCAGTCGATATTATGTCGTTGGCGTTGGCCCATGCCGAGCGCATGAACAAATATGGGGCGTAA
- the ugpC gene encoding sn-glycerol-3-phosphate ABC transporter ATP-binding protein UgpC, whose protein sequence is MASVTYKNVFKRFGDVTAVNDLSITIEDKEFLVLVGPSGCGKSTALRCLAGLEDISDGQILIGDQVVNDVAPKDRDIAMVFQSYALYPHMSVYDNMAFGLKLRKYPKEEIKRRVDEAAQILGIENLLDRKPRQLSGGQRQRVAVGRAIVREPKVFLLDEPLSNLDAKLRVQTRTQITKLHKRLATTFIYVTHDQVEAMTMASRIAVMNHGLLQQLDTPQNLYDKPNNLFVAGFIGSPAMNFFEAKLEKDGGKIYVNTGDFKVQVPDEHADVYQPHVGKQVVFGLRPEDVYDPGYEAPGIIGQSVEANVEVTELMGNEIFVFFKSGEYEYVGRIDPRTQFKMGDKARVTFNMANMHIFDKETEQAIR, encoded by the coding sequence ATGGCAAGCGTAACTTACAAGAACGTATTCAAACGCTTTGGCGATGTTACGGCGGTAAACGACCTTAGCATCACGATCGAGGACAAGGAATTCCTGGTTCTCGTTGGCCCTTCTGGCTGCGGCAAGTCCACCGCTTTGCGGTGCCTGGCTGGGCTGGAAGATATTTCAGATGGGCAAATCCTCATTGGCGACCAGGTGGTCAACGATGTGGCCCCCAAAGATCGGGATATCGCTATGGTATTCCAATCTTATGCCCTGTATCCCCACATGTCTGTCTATGACAATATGGCATTCGGGCTAAAATTGCGCAAGTACCCCAAAGAGGAAATCAAGCGGCGTGTAGATGAGGCCGCTCAAATTCTGGGGATCGAAAACTTGCTCGATCGCAAACCCCGCCAACTTTCCGGAGGTCAACGTCAGCGAGTAGCCGTTGGACGCGCGATTGTGCGCGAGCCAAAAGTCTTCCTCCTTGATGAACCCCTCTCGAACCTGGATGCCAAGCTGCGCGTGCAGACCCGCACCCAAATCACCAAACTGCACAAGCGCCTGGCAACCACCTTTATCTATGTGACCCACGACCAGGTAGAGGCAATGACCATGGCCAGCCGCATCGCGGTGATGAATCACGGCCTGTTGCAACAGCTCGACACCCCACAAAACCTGTACGACAAGCCCAACAATCTCTTCGTGGCGGGCTTCATCGGCTCTCCGGCGATGAACTTCTTTGAAGCCAAACTCGAAAAAGATGGCGGCAAAATTTACGTCAACACTGGCGATTTCAAGGTTCAAGTTCCCGATGAGCACGCCGATGTTTATCAGCCGCATGTTGGCAAACAGGTTGTTTTCGGCTTGCGCCCTGAAGATGTCTACGATCCCGGATATGAAGCCCCTGGCATCATCGGCCAAAGCGTCGAAGCCAATGTTGAAGTCACCGAATTGATGGGCAACGAAATCTTTGTGTTCTTCAAGAGCGGCGAATACGAGTACGTTGGGCGCATTGATCCCCGCACCCAATTCAAGATGGGTGATAAAGCCCGGGTCACGTTCAACATGGCAAATATGCACATCTTCGATAAGGAGACTGAGCAAGCCATTCGCTAA
- a CDS encoding peptidase S8, which translates to MKFYRLLNLGVVFALVATMVFPASLVAYADEGGTVDSPPAEEAVGDEAPVADETSGEVQPVKAEVEEVAPAESEEGVEELPAADEAEPVETETEEVAPVEAEEIVEEVPVADEVDGETEIEETSLSEEESTPTESASVPIVVMDTEGTIIGVVNEDGEALALVSIEAVEILEDAEPLTETVVEALDATEQDAVLSQPLAIPDDLAYDAGDQYGLDKIQAPQAWGITTGSPSVIIAVIDTGFDLNHPDLLGKFIAGYDFVDNDADPSDPGGEEHGTHVAGIAAAVTNNATGMAGTSWGSLIMPIRVCDSTGCSDAAIANGIIWAANNGATVINLSLGGELPDNDTENAINYAYSLGVTIVAAAGNCDLPGYTPGSPEACAVNFPAAYSNVIAVGASDETNTYTDFSSYYTYSGDPQKPEGHQGVDVVAPGANIYSTVYDDDYVKWNGTSMATPFVSGVAALLASLPEFDTPDKIRDALLSTALDLGTPGWDADYGFGLVQAYDALMYTPPAPPAPPPVLVVEEDGDGEAASILFDNASLNLTQDADGTVRFFFNGADGNTPIGTLKFEQWSGTSAGTVLLNISYPDLGILLRVTALGSNQFLVQIYSLVDGALLSDIVITL; encoded by the coding sequence ATGAAATTCTACCGTTTATTGAATTTAGGGGTGGTTTTTGCGCTTGTGGCCACAATGGTGTTTCCGGCATCACTGGTGGCCTATGCCGATGAGGGGGGAACCGTTGATTCGCCTCCCGCAGAAGAAGCCGTGGGTGATGAAGCGCCGGTCGCTGACGAAACCAGTGGTGAGGTTCAACCTGTGAAAGCGGAGGTTGAAGAAGTTGCGCCCGCTGAATCCGAAGAAGGTGTAGAAGAGTTGCCAGCCGCTGACGAGGCCGAGCCTGTGGAAACGGAAACCGAAGAAGTTGCGCCCGTGGAAGCTGAAGAAATTGTAGAAGAAGTTCCGGTCGCCGACGAAGTTGATGGCGAAACTGAGATCGAAGAAACTTCACTGTCCGAAGAAGAAAGTACACCTACTGAAAGCGCTTCGGTTCCGATTGTTGTGATGGATACCGAGGGTACGATTATCGGTGTTGTTAACGAAGATGGTGAAGCCCTGGCGCTTGTTTCGATTGAGGCTGTGGAGATTCTTGAAGATGCAGAGCCGTTGACGGAAACAGTGGTTGAAGCGCTTGATGCCACCGAGCAGGATGCTGTCTTGTCTCAGCCTTTGGCTATTCCTGACGACCTTGCTTATGACGCTGGTGATCAATATGGCCTGGATAAAATCCAAGCTCCCCAAGCGTGGGGTATTACAACGGGCAGCCCTTCTGTTATCATTGCTGTAATAGATACTGGGTTTGATCTGAATCATCCAGATTTACTCGGAAAATTTATTGCAGGATATGATTTTGTAGATAATGACGCTGATCCTAGTGATCCTGGTGGGGAGGAACACGGAACACATGTGGCTGGAATAGCTGCGGCAGTAACGAATAATGCGACAGGCATGGCGGGAACTTCTTGGGGCTCCCTGATAATGCCAATTAGAGTTTGTGATAGCACAGGTTGTTCGGATGCAGCAATTGCTAATGGCATTATTTGGGCCGCGAATAATGGGGCTACTGTTATTAACTTGAGTTTAGGGGGTGAACTTCCTGATAACGATACCGAAAATGCCATTAACTATGCTTACAGTTTGGGTGTAACAATCGTGGCTGCGGCAGGGAATTGCGATCTCCCCGGATATACTCCGGGCTCTCCTGAAGCCTGTGCGGTCAACTTCCCTGCGGCCTACTCGAATGTGATAGCTGTGGGCGCTTCGGATGAAACGAATACTTATACCGATTTTTCGTCCTATTACACCTACTCAGGTGATCCTCAGAAACCCGAAGGCCACCAAGGTGTAGATGTTGTTGCCCCTGGTGCTAATATATACTCAACTGTTTATGATGATGATTATGTCAAATGGAACGGCACATCTATGGCGACACCATTTGTGTCGGGTGTTGCGGCTCTGCTCGCCAGTCTGCCTGAATTCGATACGCCAGACAAGATCAGGGATGCCCTCTTATCTACTGCTCTTGATCTGGGCACCCCTGGCTGGGATGCGGACTACGGTTTCGGACTGGTGCAGGCTTACGATGCATTGATGTACACGCCTCCTGCGCCGCCCGCGCCACCGCCCGTTCTTGTCGTTGAAGAAGATGGTGATGGCGAGGCGGCAAGCATACTATTTGATAACGCCAGTTTGAACCTCACGCAAGACGCTGATGGCACGGTGCGCTTCTTCTTCAATGGTGCGGATGGGAACACCCCGATTGGCACGCTGAAATTCGAACAATGGTCTGGGACTTCGGCAGGAACAGTCTTGTTGAATATCAGCTACCCAGATTTGGGCATCCTGTTGCGGGTTACTGCGTTGGGGTCAAATCAGTTCCTGGTGCAAATCTACTCGCTGGTGGATGGAGCATTGTTGAGCGATATCGTTATTACACTGTAA
- the mutS gene encoding DNA mismatch repair protein MutS → MVDENTTPVRRQYLDIKRQYPNALLFFRLGDFYETFDEDAHIVARELDIVLTSRNVAKGDRVPMAGIPHHAAENYLGRLIHKGYHVAICEQVGTEPINGLMPREVVRVVTPGTIMEPGLLPGDANNYLACMLLDEKRAGVAYVDITTGEFAATELKGGDIHEILRAELIRLSPVEILAPENLLLNNNLPGHLTDWPAWRFEYSRCEESVLAHFKVASLDGFGVRGLPLAIRAAGAVLQYLAETQPAALNLLTGLSAYHLNEFMTLDAATRRNLELTGTLRGDHVEGSLLGVLDRSVTPMGKRLMRQWVSKPLLDVEQVHARQQGVQFFYDDGLARAEMRQAFKPLADLERLTNRVVGGTAQPRDLVALRETLRKLPGLRSLFPDGDSPLDGILAAFHHCSTELDLLEQAIAEEPPATLGNPGVIKSGFAAELDDILEASRHAREWIKNLEPHERQRTGISSLKVGYNKVFGYYIEVTHTHSELVPEDYIRKQTLVRAERYITPELKEYESLVLNAEERIKDVERRLFLDVCQRLAGSATRILATARALAQLDVLATLAEVAALNGFVRPEVVAEDVLAIEASRHPVVERMLPAGKRFVPNHVIFEEGERVRIVTGPNMSGKSTFLRQVALIALMAQMGSFVPAASARIGLVDRIFTRIGAQDEIHAGQSTFMVEMVETANILNHATPRSLVILDEIGRGTSTYDGVSIAWAIVEYVHNHPRLRSKTLFATHYHELTQLADLLPGVRNYNVAVSEADGDVVFLYTIVAGGADRSYGIHVAQLAGMPRPVIQRAGEILQQLEVSSGQTVKIDPHVPQQLNLFPETNPMRDELEKLDLNTLSPIEALNRLYEWKKRFLIER, encoded by the coding sequence ATGGTTGATGAAAACACCACCCCTGTTCGCCGTCAATATCTCGACATCAAGCGCCAATACCCAAATGCGCTGCTCTTTTTTCGCCTGGGGGATTTTTACGAAACCTTCGACGAAGATGCCCATATTGTGGCCCGCGAACTCGATATTGTACTCACCTCGCGCAATGTCGCCAAAGGTGACCGCGTACCGATGGCCGGAATTCCGCATCACGCCGCCGAAAATTATCTCGGACGCCTGATTCATAAGGGCTATCATGTGGCGATCTGCGAACAAGTTGGCACGGAGCCGATCAACGGCCTGATGCCGCGCGAAGTCGTACGCGTGGTCACGCCGGGGACGATCATGGAGCCGGGATTGCTGCCAGGGGATGCCAATAATTATCTGGCGTGTATGCTGCTCGATGAAAAGCGTGCCGGAGTAGCCTATGTGGATATTACCACCGGCGAATTTGCGGCCACGGAATTAAAGGGGGGGGATATTCACGAAATCCTGCGGGCAGAGTTGATCCGCCTTTCCCCCGTGGAGATTCTTGCCCCGGAGAACTTGCTCCTCAACAATAATCTTCCCGGCCACCTCACCGACTGGCCTGCCTGGCGTTTTGAATACTCACGTTGCGAAGAATCCGTGCTGGCGCATTTCAAAGTTGCTTCGCTGGATGGCTTTGGCGTGCGCGGCCTGCCGTTGGCGATCCGCGCGGCGGGGGCGGTGCTGCAATATCTGGCTGAAACCCAGCCCGCTGCCCTGAACCTGCTTACCGGGCTGAGCGCCTACCATCTCAACGAGTTTATGACCCTCGATGCGGCCACGCGCCGCAATTTGGAACTCACCGGCACGCTGCGCGGCGACCACGTTGAAGGCTCGCTGCTGGGCGTGCTGGACCGCTCAGTCACGCCGATGGGCAAGCGCCTGATGCGCCAATGGGTCAGCAAGCCGCTATTGGATGTGGAGCAAGTCCACGCTCGCCAGCAAGGGGTGCAGTTTTTTTATGACGATGGTCTCGCGCGGGCAGAGATGCGTCAGGCCTTTAAGCCGTTGGCTGATTTAGAACGCCTGACCAATCGTGTGGTGGGTGGGACTGCCCAGCCCCGAGATTTGGTTGCCCTTCGAGAGACGCTGCGCAAACTGCCCGGATTGCGCAGCCTATTCCCCGATGGTGATTCGCCCCTCGATGGAATTTTGGCTGCATTTCATCATTGCAGCACCGAGTTGGATTTGCTCGAACAAGCCATCGCTGAGGAACCGCCGGCCACCCTCGGGAATCCGGGCGTGATTAAGTCGGGATTCGCCGCGGAGTTAGATGATATCCTCGAGGCCTCGCGCCACGCGCGGGAGTGGATCAAGAATCTCGAACCCCATGAGCGGCAACGCACCGGGATTTCATCCCTCAAAGTTGGCTACAATAAAGTCTTTGGCTACTATATCGAAGTCACCCATACCCATAGCGAGCTGGTGCCCGAGGATTATATTCGCAAGCAAACACTGGTGCGCGCCGAACGCTATATTACGCCGGAATTGAAGGAATACGAGAGTCTGGTGCTGAACGCCGAAGAACGCATAAAAGATGTAGAGCGGCGGCTTTTTCTGGATGTGTGTCAGCGTTTGGCGGGGAGTGCGACGCGCATATTGGCGACGGCGCGCGCCCTGGCTCAGTTAGATGTGCTGGCAACACTGGCCGAAGTAGCCGCGTTGAATGGATTTGTGCGCCCTGAAGTGGTTGCTGAAGATGTATTGGCGATTGAAGCCAGCCGCCATCCGGTGGTTGAGAGGATGCTGCCCGCCGGAAAGCGTTTTGTACCCAACCATGTGATTTTTGAAGAGGGCGAGCGTGTGCGCATAGTCACTGGGCCAAATATGTCCGGCAAAAGCACCTTTTTGCGGCAGGTGGCACTGATTGCGCTTATGGCGCAGATGGGCAGTTTTGTTCCGGCAGCGTCGGCGCGGATTGGGTTGGTGGATCGCATTTTTACGCGCATCGGGGCGCAGGATGAAATTCACGCCGGGCAATCGACCTTTATGGTCGAGATGGTCGAAACGGCCAATATTTTGAATCATGCCACGCCGCGCAGTCTGGTGATTTTGGATGAGATCGGGCGCGGCACGAGCACCTACGATGGCGTTTCGATTGCCTGGGCGATTGTGGAATATGTGCATAATCATCCCCGCTTGCGCTCGAAGACACTCTTTGCCACCCATTATCACGAACTGACTCAATTGGCCGATTTGCTGCCGGGGGTGCGCAATTATAATGTGGCTGTCAGCGAGGCCGATGGAGATGTGGTCTTTTTATACACGATTGTCGCCGGTGGGGCAGATCGCTCGTATGGCATTCATGTGGCGCAGTTGGCAGGGATGCCGCGCCCGGTGATCCAGCGCGCCGGAGAAATTTTGCAGCAACTCGAGGTTTCTTCTGGACAGACGGTGAAAATTGACCCGCATGTGCCCCAACAATTGAATCTCTTTCCGGAAACCAATCCGATGCGGGATGAATTGGAAAAGCTCGATTTGAATACCCTTTCGCCGATTGAAGCCCTGAATCGGCTGTATGAATGGAAAAAGCGTTTTTTGATTGAGCGTTAG
- a CDS encoding VOC family protein, with the protein MSKHPIIHIEFSAADREAAGQFYNSVFDWKIQQMPEMNYATFTAKGGPGGGFNPVSEENPAGTTLIYISTDDIPATLAQIEKHGGTSIVPETEIPGVGWFAVFKDPTGNTVALYKDKPQ; encoded by the coding sequence ATGTCTAAGCATCCGATTATCCATATTGAGTTTTCAGCCGCCGACCGTGAAGCTGCCGGTCAGTTCTACAATTCAGTTTTTGATTGGAAAATCCAACAAATGCCTGAAATGAACTATGCCACCTTCACAGCCAAGGGCGGCCCCGGAGGCGGATTCAACCCCGTGAGCGAAGAAAATCCTGCCGGAACGACGTTAATCTATATCAGCACCGACGATATTCCAGCCACGCTGGCACAAATCGAGAAACACGGCGGCACGAGCATTGTCCCCGAAACAGAAATCCCTGGAGTTGGTTGGTTTGCCGTATTTAAAGACCCCACCGGGAACACAGTTGCGCTTTATAAGGACAAGCCCCAGTAA
- a CDS encoding aldehyde:ferredoxin oxidoreductase, with protein sequence MATIAKPIETLKKAHHNLASYNYKIKPVDKGYANRTLHINLEDYSIQEQPVTQQMKDLFTGGRGFALWLLWKAIKDNTQWNDPENALVIANGPIGGLTAYPGLGKSTVVTLSPLTKSVIDSNVGGYFGPYLKFSGFDAIDIQGKAPEDVFGEVIIVIDGDTGAVSIETAPLEDVDSHLLAGQLAEHYGDGKRGKYGVSTVTAGMAAEHINYACLNFSWYDVRRQEMRLKQAGRGGTGRVFRDKGIKGIVVKFNGLKGDVNNPVDMFMIRQAGKRINREISDLDDKQNQMRKVGTAHLVEIMDHFDLLPVHNFRYGAHPEHSKIDSSVWHEQFTQGINDACWAGCTMSCSHGVDGFALQTGPYKGEKVLVDGPEYENVSGLGSNIGVFDPLAVIEMNFYCDTYGVDTISFANCVAFVMECWQYGILDAEKTGGLDLTWGNADSALEILHQMARGEGFGVTVGQGTRYMKQYFAEEFGGDAAFLNDIAMETKGLEISEYMTKESIAQQGGYGLALKGGQHDEAWLIFMDQVNKQLPTLEDKAEALHYFPMWRTWFSIHGLCKLPWNDILPENNAQTDEPHKVPEHVENYTWLYEGLTGKKVTPDDLLAQSERVYNFQRVFNLRVGFGTREHDVVPYRAMGPVTTDEYESRQERYDGQLKDILGLDPEAMSLEEKMTTLREHRFAQYAEMTDTVYKRRGWNNNGIPTVEKLKELGIDLPEVVEIVQRAQ encoded by the coding sequence ATGGCTACGATTGCCAAGCCTATTGAAACCCTAAAAAAAGCGCACCACAATCTGGCATCCTACAACTATAAGATCAAACCCGTCGATAAAGGGTATGCCAATCGCACGCTTCATATCAACCTGGAAGACTACAGCATCCAGGAGCAACCCGTTACGCAGCAAATGAAAGATCTCTTCACCGGCGGGCGCGGCTTTGCATTATGGCTGCTTTGGAAGGCGATCAAGGATAACACCCAATGGAATGACCCCGAAAATGCGCTGGTGATCGCCAACGGCCCTATTGGCGGGCTGACAGCTTACCCCGGCCTGGGCAAATCAACTGTGGTCACGCTCTCGCCACTCACCAAAAGCGTGATCGACAGCAACGTGGGCGGCTATTTCGGCCCGTATCTCAAATTCTCGGGCTTTGATGCCATCGACATCCAGGGCAAAGCCCCCGAAGATGTCTTCGGCGAAGTCATCATCGTGATTGACGGGGATACCGGTGCGGTCTCCATTGAAACAGCTCCATTGGAAGATGTTGACTCCCATTTATTGGCCGGGCAGCTCGCCGAACACTACGGCGACGGCAAACGCGGCAAATATGGCGTTTCTACCGTCACCGCGGGGATGGCCGCCGAACATATTAACTACGCCTGCCTGAACTTCAGTTGGTACGATGTGCGCCGCCAGGAGATGCGCCTCAAACAAGCCGGACGCGGCGGCACCGGGCGCGTTTTCCGCGATAAAGGCATCAAAGGTATTGTCGTCAAATTTAACGGCCTCAAAGGCGATGTCAATAATCCGGTGGATATGTTCATGATCCGTCAGGCTGGCAAGCGCATCAATAGAGAAATTTCCGATTTGGACGACAAACAGAACCAGATGCGCAAAGTCGGCACCGCCCATTTGGTCGAGATCATGGATCACTTTGACCTGCTGCCGGTACACAACTTCCGCTACGGCGCGCACCCCGAACACAGCAAAATCGACTCGTCTGTCTGGCACGAACAATTCACACAGGGCATCAACGATGCCTGCTGGGCAGGCTGCACCATGTCGTGCTCACACGGTGTGGATGGCTTCGCGCTGCAAACCGGCCCCTACAAAGGCGAGAAAGTGCTCGTCGATGGCCCCGAATACGAGAACGTCTCCGGGCTGGGTTCCAACATCGGGGTGTTTGACCCGCTGGCCGTCATCGAGATGAATTTCTACTGCGACACCTACGGGGTCGACACCATCTCCTTCGCCAACTGCGTAGCCTTTGTGATGGAGTGCTGGCAATATGGCATTCTGGATGCGGAGAAAACCGGCGGACTGGACCTGACCTGGGGCAACGCCGACTCGGCCCTGGAGATTTTGCACCAAATGGCGCGGGGGGAGGGTTTCGGTGTGACCGTTGGGCAGGGTACGCGTTATATGAAGCAGTATTTTGCCGAGGAATTTGGCGGCGACGCGGCCTTCCTGAACGACATCGCCATGGAAACCAAGGGGCTGGAAATTTCGGAGTATATGACCAAAGAATCCATCGCCCAGCAAGGCGGCTACGGGTTGGCGCTGAAAGGCGGCCAGCACGACGAAGCCTGGCTGATCTTCATGGATCAAGTAAACAAGCAGCTGCCTACCCTCGAAGACAAAGCCGAAGCGCTGCACTACTTCCCCATGTGGCGCACCTGGTTCTCCATCCACGGGCTGTGCAAGCTCCCTTGGAACGATATTCTGCCCGAAAACAACGCCCAGACCGACGAGCCGCATAAAGTTCCCGAACACGTTGAAAACTACACCTGGCTCTATGAGGGTCTGACCGGCAAAAAAGTCACCCCCGATGATTTGCTGGCACAATCAGAGCGGGTTTACAACTTCCAGCGCGTCTTTAACCTGCGCGTAGGTTTCGGCACCCGCGAACACGATGTGGTTCCCTACCGCGCTATGGGACCAGTCACCACCGATGAGTATGAATCCCGCCAGGAACGTTATGACGGTCAACTCAAAGATATTCTGGGGCTTGATCCCGAAGCTATGAGTCTGGAAGAAAAAATGACTACCCTGCGAGAGCATCGCTTTGCGCAATACGCCGAAATGACCGATACCGTTTACAAACGCCGCGGCTGGAATAATAACGGCATTCCTACCGTAGAAAAGCTCAAAGAATTAGGCATTGATTTGCCTGAAGTTGTGGAAATCGTTCAACGCGCACAATAA